One region of Deltaproteobacteria bacterium genomic DNA includes:
- a CDS encoding DUF1343 domain-containing protein, whose protein sequence is MESGLDVLVGKRFGPLRGLAVGLVCNPTSVDRRLRHAADLFHAAKGVRLAALFGPEHGVRGDVQYMAAVGNERDNRTGVPVHSLYGKDAESLRPDDRKLRGLDALVFDIQDVGARYYTYQATMLFCMEAASRAKLAFFVLDRPNPIGGIAVEGPRLSPGFESFCGVHDVAVRHGLTVGELARMYREERGLSLELAVIPCRGWRRGMHQRDTGLPWVFPSPNMPTPETALVYPGMCLLEGTNLSEGRGTTRPFELFGAPWLDSCLLAEALSTERLPGAAFRPASFVPTWDKHAGTRCNGAEVVVTDRGTFRPFRTGMACIAAARAQNNGRFRWRTEPYEFVERIPAFDLLCGSAREREAIERGRGWQELAAAWSSEERAFAKRRTRHLLYEP, encoded by the coding sequence ATGGAATCGGGTCTCGACGTTCTCGTCGGGAAGCGCTTCGGCCCCCTGCGGGGGCTTGCGGTCGGACTCGTCTGCAATCCCACCTCCGTGGACCGGCGACTGCGCCACGCCGCCGACCTTTTCCATGCCGCGAAAGGTGTGCGTCTCGCCGCCCTGTTCGGGCCTGAGCACGGCGTCCGCGGCGACGTCCAGTACATGGCCGCGGTCGGAAACGAACGCGACAACCGGACGGGAGTCCCGGTCCACTCGCTCTATGGAAAGGACGCCGAATCGCTTCGGCCGGACGATCGCAAGCTGCGCGGGCTCGACGCGCTCGTTTTCGACATCCAGGACGTCGGAGCGCGCTACTACACTTACCAGGCCACGATGCTGTTCTGCATGGAAGCCGCCTCACGCGCGAAGCTCGCCTTTTTCGTGCTCGACCGGCCGAACCCCATCGGCGGAATCGCCGTGGAGGGACCGCGATTGAGCCCCGGCTTCGAAAGCTTCTGCGGGGTGCATGACGTCGCCGTCCGCCACGGACTCACCGTGGGTGAACTTGCCCGAATGTACCGGGAGGAAAGAGGTCTTTCCCTCGAACTCGCGGTGATCCCGTGCCGCGGTTGGCGCCGGGGGATGCACCAGCGCGACACCGGGCTCCCGTGGGTATTCCCGTCCCCCAACATGCCGACGCCGGAAACGGCCCTCGTCTACCCCGGGATGTGCCTCCTCGAGGGAACCAACCTGAGCGAGGGCCGCGGCACCACGCGGCCGTTCGAGCTGTTCGGGGCTCCGTGGCTCGATTCCTGCCTGCTGGCGGAAGCGCTTTCAACGGAACGCCTTCCGGGGGCGGCTTTCAGGCCCGCCAGTTTCGTACCGACCTGGGATAAACACGCCGGAACCCGGTGCAACGGCGCCGAAGTCGTCGTCACGGACCGCGGGACGTTCCGCCCTTTCCGCACTGGCATGGCATGCATCGCCGCGGCCAGGGCCCAGAACAATGGGCGCTTCCGATGGCGTACCGAGCCATACGAGTTCGTGGAACGCATTCCTGCATTCGACCTGTTGTGCGGCTCGGCCCGCGAACGGGAAGCTATCGAACGCGGCCGGGGATGGCAGGAGCTTGCGGCGGCGTGGAGCAGCGAAGAACGGGCGTTCGCGAAGAGGCGCACACGTCACCTTCTTTACGAACCGTGA
- a CDS encoding YbaK/EbsC family protein, which translates to MGIPEKLARFFQERNVPYAAITHPEAFTAQQSAQAAHVPGRSFAKSVLVNVDGKIWMAVVPATERVDLGRLQRCLEAKKARLSSEAEFSPLFPDCDLGAMPIFGSLYGVPVLVPQEMTENDEIAFTAGTHRDIVRMKVSDFLAAEKPKVCGREKILVEAG; encoded by the coding sequence ATGGGCATCCCGGAAAAGCTGGCACGGTTTTTCCAGGAACGAAACGTTCCCTACGCGGCCATCACGCATCCCGAGGCGTTCACCGCGCAGCAGTCGGCCCAGGCGGCACACGTGCCAGGCCGGTCGTTCGCCAAGTCGGTCCTGGTGAATGTCGACGGGAAGATCTGGATGGCCGTGGTTCCCGCTACGGAGCGCGTCGACCTAGGCCGACTGCAGCGGTGCCTGGAGGCGAAGAAGGCCCGCCTGTCGAGCGAGGCGGAGTTTTCGCCCCTCTTTCCGGACTGCGACCTGGGTGCGATGCCGATTTTCGGATCGCTCTACGGCGTTCCCGTCCTGGTGCCCCAGGAAATGACGGAGAACGACGAGATCGCCTTCACGGCGGGGACCCACAGGGACATCGTCCGGATGAAAGTGAGCGACTTCCTCGCCGCCGAGAAACCGAAGGTCTGCGGGCGGGAGAAGATACTGGTGGAGGCGGGCTAA
- a CDS encoding HlyD family secretion protein produces MGEGANGGNDKAPITSRRKVATAIFVVATVATIASGVFYWWYRQTHITTDDAFVEGRIHPVASRIQGTVSAVLVADNQPVKKGQALVRIDAEPYEVRVGAAEAALSAAVEEHASARSEARAAREDHAAGQAQLAQRIAAVDAARARLALAEARLAQAQRDAERAKNLFERHSISRERNEKAHTDFEVAKAQLDVAREELRLANSAVRAQEATVAQRKAVVGQKEAKAGQREADARLKKSSLAEAKLNRGYADIVSPADGFVTRKNVEPGQVVAAGQWLLAVAALSDVWVVANYKETQVGKIRPGLAASIRVDTYPGKEFRGKVESIMAGTGSAFSLFPPENATGNYVKVVQRVPVKIVLDRNEDPDRILRIGMSVEPTVLVR; encoded by the coding sequence ATGGGAGAGGGAGCGAACGGCGGCAACGACAAGGCCCCGATAACGTCGAGAAGGAAGGTGGCGACGGCAATCTTCGTCGTGGCCACCGTAGCTACGATAGCGTCCGGCGTGTTCTACTGGTGGTACCGCCAGACGCACATAACTACGGACGACGCCTTCGTGGAGGGCAGGATACACCCCGTCGCTTCCCGGATACAGGGGACGGTATCCGCGGTTCTCGTCGCCGACAACCAGCCGGTGAAGAAAGGGCAGGCGCTTGTCCGGATCGACGCCGAGCCTTACGAAGTAAGGGTGGGCGCAGCCGAGGCGGCCCTTTCAGCAGCCGTGGAGGAACATGCCTCCGCCCGTTCGGAGGCCAGGGCCGCGCGTGAGGATCACGCGGCGGGACAGGCGCAGCTTGCACAGCGGATAGCGGCGGTCGATGCCGCACGGGCAAGATTGGCGCTCGCCGAAGCTCGGCTCGCCCAGGCGCAACGGGACGCGGAGCGGGCGAAAAACCTTTTCGAACGGCATTCCATCAGCAGGGAAAGGAACGAAAAGGCGCATACGGACTTCGAGGTGGCGAAGGCTCAGTTAGACGTTGCCAGGGAAGAACTTCGACTGGCGAATTCCGCCGTCCGGGCCCAGGAGGCGACGGTCGCACAGAGGAAAGCGGTCGTGGGCCAGAAGGAGGCCAAGGCAGGCCAGCGTGAGGCGGATGCACGCCTGAAGAAATCGTCGCTCGCGGAGGCGAAGCTGAACAGGGGGTATGCGGATATCGTCTCGCCGGCGGACGGCTTCGTGACGCGAAAGAACGTTGAGCCGGGGCAGGTCGTCGCCGCCGGCCAGTGGCTGCTGGCGGTCGCTGCGCTTTCCGACGTTTGGGTCGTGGCCAACTATAAGGAGACGCAGGTCGGCAAGATCAGGCCCGGACTTGCAGCCAGCATCCGCGTGGACACTTACCCCGGCAAGGAGTTCCGGGGGAAGGTGGAAAGCATCATGGCGGGAACCGGCTCCGCCTTCTCCCTTTTCCCGCCTGAGAACGCCACCGGGAATTACGTCAAGGTCGTCCAGCGGGTGCCGGTGAAGATAGTGCTCGACAGGAACGAGGACCCCGACCGCATACTGCGGATAGGGATGTCCGTCGAACCCACGGTGCTCGTACGATAA
- a CDS encoding GYD domain-containing protein, which yields MATFIMLTRLAPEAVSEPKFVEKLEKKVAEKIHKSCPQVKWIGSYSVLGPYDYVDIFEAPDGEAATKVALLVRSFGHGVTETWVATPWDRFVQLAKEAA from the coding sequence ATGGCAACTTTCATCATGCTGACCCGCCTCGCGCCCGAGGCCGTAAGCGAACCGAAATTCGTGGAAAAACTGGAAAAGAAGGTCGCCGAGAAGATCCACAAATCCTGTCCCCAGGTGAAGTGGATCGGAAGCTACTCGGTGCTGGGTCCTTACGATTACGTCGATATATTCGAGGCACCCGACGGGGAAGCCGCGACCAAGGTCGCGCTGCTGGTCCGGTCTTTCGGCCACGGCGTGACGGAAACCTGGGTAGCGACCCCGTGGGACCGTTTCGTACAACTGGCGAAGGAAGCCGCTTGA
- a CDS encoding TolC family protein, giving the protein MANRWKIPAAAVGFALLSCLCSPSFADNTVWNLDEVVRISLERHPLVSQADAEIRAAGARKGQAESAYYPAIGLSTGYSRSRSFSSLSQRNLTTSSGFVQGNLSQIITDFGRTGAAVDRAGALLSSTKETGRSVRAEVGFAAKVAYFNILRAQRIVAVEKETLKQRETLLRQAQAYYQAGIRARIDVARAEANLFQARAELTSAENDLRVARITLLNRMGIDGPRDFGIKDTLAAESLPGTLDEWVKEAEDRRPELRALIEKERAAYLNLRTASAGYNPILTGGAGYGYAAEDPPLEQNYNVSVLLSVPVFSGFLTRQQVAEARAQLSSANFAVTDFRRQVFLEVEQAALSVRAAAERTDARRKEKEASGENLRLATARYEVGAGDIIEMIDAQVQMARADTDMIDALYDYSVSVAALERAMGR; this is encoded by the coding sequence TTGGCGAACCGATGGAAAATCCCGGCGGCTGCCGTCGGATTTGCGCTGCTTTCATGCCTGTGTTCCCCCTCTTTCGCCGATAACACCGTCTGGAATCTCGACGAAGTCGTGCGCATCTCCCTGGAACGCCATCCCCTCGTAAGCCAGGCCGACGCGGAGATCCGGGCGGCTGGAGCGCGAAAAGGCCAGGCGGAATCGGCATACTATCCGGCGATCGGACTTTCAACGGGTTATTCGCGCAGCCGCAGCTTTTCATCATTGTCGCAGCGAAACCTTACCACCTCCTCGGGATTCGTCCAGGGAAACCTCTCGCAGATCATCACCGACTTCGGACGCACCGGGGCTGCAGTCGATCGGGCGGGAGCCCTGCTGTCGTCCACGAAGGAAACGGGAAGATCGGTCCGCGCGGAGGTCGGCTTCGCCGCCAAGGTGGCCTATTTCAACATCCTGCGGGCGCAGCGGATCGTCGCGGTGGAGAAGGAAACACTGAAGCAGCGGGAAACCCTGCTCCGCCAGGCCCAGGCTTATTACCAGGCGGGAATCCGCGCGCGGATCGACGTCGCCAGGGCGGAGGCGAACCTGTTTCAGGCCAGGGCGGAACTGACGTCCGCCGAGAACGATCTCCGGGTCGCCCGGATCACCCTCCTGAACCGGATGGGGATCGACGGGCCTCGGGACTTCGGGATCAAGGACACTCTCGCAGCCGAATCCCTGCCCGGCACGCTCGACGAGTGGGTCAAGGAGGCCGAGGATCGCCGTCCGGAGCTCCGCGCCCTCATCGAGAAGGAACGGGCGGCATACCTGAATCTGCGCACCGCAAGCGCCGGATACAACCCGATCCTTACGGGGGGCGCAGGCTACGGGTACGCGGCCGAGGACCCGCCCCTGGAACAGAACTACAACGTTTCCGTGCTGCTCTCCGTTCCGGTTTTTTCCGGATTTCTCACCCGGCAACAGGTGGCGGAAGCCCGGGCGCAGCTTTCCTCGGCGAACTTCGCGGTGACCGACTTCCGCAGGCAGGTATTCCTCGAGGTCGAGCAGGCCGCCCTCTCGGTCCGTGCCGCCGCCGAACGCACCGACGCCCGCCGCAAGGAGAAAGAAGCCTCCGGGGAGAACCTGCGGCTGGCCACCGCCCGGTACGAAGTGGGTGCAGGGGACATTATCGAAATGATAGACGCCCAGGTGCAGATGGCGCGTGCCGACACCGACATGATCGACGCCCTTTACGACTACAGCGTCTCCGTCGCGGCGCTGGAGCGGGCGATGGGGCGATAG
- a CDS encoding DOMON-like domain-containing protein: MNRLSVRYDLFGKISELALAAPQPFPARKDRLWKGTCLELFLALTDSERYWEFNFSPGGDWNVYRFESCRTGMRDETSYSSLPFHVRRETDALRLSVDLDIGLIIPADNSIAAGVAAIVKPVTGETVHWALAHPNSRPDFHRRDGFMLSFSGRSIR, encoded by the coding sequence ATGAACCGATTGTCCGTTCGCTACGATCTCTTCGGGAAAATATCGGAACTCGCCCTGGCCGCCCCTCAACCGTTTCCGGCGAGAAAGGACCGGCTCTGGAAGGGAACCTGCCTTGAGCTTTTTCTTGCGCTTACCGACTCCGAACGCTACTGGGAATTCAATTTTTCACCGGGCGGGGACTGGAACGTCTATCGATTCGAATCCTGCAGGACGGGCATGCGGGACGAGACGTCATATTCGTCGCTGCCGTTCCATGTTCGCAGGGAAACGGATGCTCTTCGGCTCTCGGTCGACCTCGACATCGGCCTGATCATCCCCGCCGACAACTCCATCGCGGCGGGTGTCGCCGCCATCGTCAAACCCGTGACGGGCGAAACCGTCCACTGGGCATTGGCGCACCCGAATTCCCGCCCGGATTTTCACCGCAGGGACGGATTCATGCTGTCCTTTTCCGGTCGGTCCATCCGATGA
- a CDS encoding DHA2 family efflux MFS transporter permease subunit, protein MNGGNRLGNAVGAIRESKWIVAVTVMLPTLIEIIDTSVANVSLDHIRGSLSAGIDEAAWVLTSYLVSNAIVIPMTGWLARTFGRKRYLIFSITLFTLASLMCGASTSLGMLVFFRVLQGIGGGALQPLSQAILLESFPPREHGMAMAIFGIGIMFGPIVGPVMGGYITDTMSWRWIFYVNIPIGLLAVFMVSLFIHDPHYVKRTEKAKVDVWGIALLTLGIGALQVILDKGQREDWLQSDFILVLAAVSVLSLALFVIVELYYAEHPIVDLRAFRNVTFSTGNVVMLIAFFNLFGSIVLLPLYAQILMGYTATLAGLVLSPGGVATLLVMPIVGKLIVKRNPKYLLAFGIAVCAFSTWAMSRFSLGADFSSLMWPRIYLGIGMGFMFIPLTTLTLSSIPRPQMGNATSIYNLLRNLGGSIGVAFVTTMFVRRAQVHQSHLAEHLTWFDSTFQAGIEWGKGLVAGRGIPAGAAEATVVRRIYGQAIRQATAMGFNDTFLVLSVLMACVLPLVLLLRRPAHQQDPPPAGH, encoded by the coding sequence ATGAACGGTGGAAACCGGCTCGGCAACGCGGTCGGCGCGATCCGGGAGAGCAAGTGGATCGTCGCCGTCACCGTGATGCTCCCCACACTGATCGAGATCATCGACACCAGCGTGGCGAACGTCTCGCTCGACCACATTCGCGGCTCGCTGTCGGCCGGAATAGACGAAGCGGCCTGGGTCCTGACTTCCTACCTTGTCTCAAACGCCATCGTCATTCCCATGACCGGTTGGCTTGCCCGCACCTTCGGGCGAAAGCGATACCTGATATTCTCCATAACCCTGTTCACCCTTGCCTCCCTTATGTGCGGCGCTTCCACGAGCCTTGGGATGCTTGTATTCTTCCGCGTCCTCCAGGGGATCGGCGGGGGCGCGCTCCAGCCGCTCTCCCAGGCGATTCTCCTCGAATCGTTCCCGCCGAGGGAACACGGGATGGCGATGGCAATCTTCGGAATAGGAATCATGTTCGGCCCGATCGTAGGCCCAGTCATGGGAGGCTACATCACCGACACCATGTCGTGGCGATGGATCTTCTACGTCAACATCCCGATCGGACTGCTTGCCGTTTTCATGGTGAGCCTGTTCATCCACGACCCGCACTACGTGAAGCGGACGGAAAAGGCGAAGGTCGACGTTTGGGGGATCGCCCTTCTGACCCTCGGGATCGGCGCACTGCAGGTCATACTGGACAAGGGGCAGCGGGAAGACTGGCTCCAGTCCGACTTCATCCTCGTCCTTGCGGCGGTGTCGGTTCTTTCTCTCGCGCTTTTCGTCATCGTCGAGCTGTATTACGCGGAGCACCCCATCGTCGACCTGCGCGCATTCAGGAACGTGACGTTCAGCACGGGAAACGTCGTGATGCTCATCGCGTTCTTCAACCTGTTCGGAAGCATCGTGCTGCTGCCGCTCTATGCGCAGATCCTCATGGGCTACACCGCGACCCTGGCGGGGCTGGTACTTTCACCGGGCGGAGTGGCCACGCTTCTCGTGATGCCGATCGTGGGGAAACTTATCGTCAAGCGCAACCCGAAATACCTGCTTGCCTTCGGGATCGCGGTTTGCGCCTTTTCCACCTGGGCGATGTCCCGCTTCAGTCTCGGGGCGGACTTCTCCTCGCTCATGTGGCCGAGAATCTACCTTGGGATAGGAATGGGTTTCATGTTCATTCCGCTCACCACCCTCACGCTTTCTTCCATCCCGCGCCCGCAGATGGGAAACGCCACCTCCATCTACAACCTTCTGCGAAATTTGGGCGGATCCATCGGCGTGGCTTTCGTGACGACGATGTTCGTCCGGCGCGCACAGGTCCACCAGAGCCACCTGGCGGAGCATCTCACCTGGTTCGACAGTACGTTCCAGGCCGGCATCGAATGGGGAAAGGGGCTGGTTGCCGGCCGGGGTATCCCTGCAGGCGCCGCAGAAGCCACGGTCGTCAGAAGGATCTACGGCCAGGCGATCCGGCAGGCCACCGCCATGGGGTTCAACGACACTTTTCTCGTCCTCTCCGTCCTTATGGCTTGCGTTCTTCCGCTGGTCCTCCTGCTCCGCCGCCCTGCCCACCAGCAGGATCCTCCCCCAGCCGGCCACTGA